One stretch of Chaetodon auriga isolate fChaAug3 chromosome 18, fChaAug3.hap1, whole genome shotgun sequence DNA includes these proteins:
- the uts1 gene encoding urotensin 1, with translation MKPVPLLLLLSSLLLSSHLRPAAGRPRIHPGWLDGSGRLQTQQLDEVLLRAAAAGDSTASDLLGDNILRFLQRRNPDPLRLLPPEEESEEEAVRTAAQLLKRSEEPPLSIDLTFHLLRNMIQMAKMESQREQAQFNRKVLDEVGK, from the coding sequence ATGAAGCCAGTGcccctgctcctgctcctctcctcgcTCCTCCTCTCATCGCACCTCCGCCCCGCCGCCGGCAGACCGCGCATCCATCCCGGCTGGCTGGATGGCAGCGGGCGCCTCCAGACGCAGCAACTGGACGAGGTGCTCCTGAGAGCGGCCGCCGCCGGGGACAGCACCGCCTCAGATCTGCTGGGCGACAACATCCTGAGGTTTCTCCAAAGAAGGAACCCGGACCCCCTGCGGCTGCTCccaccagaggaggagagcgaggaggaggcaGTGAGGACGGCGGCGCAGCTGTTGAAACGGAGCGAAGAGCCGCCGCTGTCCATCGACCTGACCTTCCACCTGCTGAGGAATATGATCCAGATGGCCAAGATGGAGAGCCAGAGGGAGCAGGCTCAGTTCAACCGCAAAGTCCTCGACGAGGTCGGGAAGTAA